A genomic window from Lactobacillus sp. ESL0677 includes:
- a CDS encoding iron-containing alcohol dehydrogenase: MQNFNYYNPANMYFGKGEEKKVGQLTNELTKTKNVLVLFSGDYYNFLGISAVIKEQFNKFKINYIENGDIVPNPEVSLVNKLANIVRENKIDFILAVGGGSVIDTAKAVSFSALYDGDAWDFFQGKVTVEKSLPIGVISTAASSGSEMSNATIIDNGEFKLGVETNLIIPKFSILNPEYTLKVPAFQTGAGISDMMSHMLERYFTTVKDVNLTDRMLEGAMTALMATAYKLTKDPTNYELRAEIMWTAVTAHNNSLESGREPDWGSHRIEHELSAEYGITHGEGMAIVFPAWMKYVSKELPDKFVQLASRMFNIDTYAFSQEEVIDLLIKRFTDFFTMVGMHKSLKEIGIKDDSKFKEMGLHATHDDKVPVGHYKKLYSDDIVKILNIAL, translated from the coding sequence TTGCAGAATTTTAATTATTACAACCCAGCTAATATGTATTTTGGTAAGGGTGAAGAAAAAAAGGTTGGTCAATTAACTAATGAATTAACTAAAACCAAAAATGTTTTAGTTCTATTTAGTGGTGATTACTATAATTTCCTTGGTATTTCGGCTGTAATTAAGGAGCAATTTAATAAATTTAAAATCAACTATATTGAAAATGGCGATATTGTTCCTAATCCAGAAGTTTCTTTAGTAAATAAGCTAGCTAATATCGTGCGTGAGAATAAAATCGACTTTATTTTAGCTGTTGGCGGTGGCTCCGTTATTGATACAGCAAAGGCTGTTTCATTTTCAGCACTTTATGATGGTGATGCATGGGACTTTTTCCAAGGTAAAGTAACAGTTGAAAAATCCCTACCAATTGGTGTAATTTCAACTGCTGCATCATCTGGCTCGGAAATGTCTAATGCTACTATCATTGATAATGGTGAGTTTAAGCTTGGTGTAGAAACGAATTTAATTATTCCTAAATTTTCGATTTTGAATCCTGAATACACATTAAAAGTTCCTGCATTCCAAACAGGAGCTGGTATTTCTGATATGATGTCTCATATGCTCGAAAGATATTTTACGACAGTTAAAGATGTTAATTTAACTGATCGTATGCTTGAAGGAGCTATGACTGCTCTAATGGCTACGGCATACAAATTGACTAAAGATCCAACTAACTATGAATTACGTGCTGAAATTATGTGGACTGCTGTAACTGCCCACAATAACTCCCTTGAATCAGGGCGTGAACCTGATTGGGGTTCTCATCGAATTGAACATGAGCTAAGTGCTGAATATGGTATTACTCATGGCGAAGGAATGGCTATTGTCTTTCCAGCTTGGATGAAGTATGTCAGCAAGGAATTGCCAGATAAATTTGTTCAGCTTGCCAGTCGGATGTTTAATATTGACACTTATGCATTTTCACAAGAAGAAGTAATCGACCTTTTGATTAAACGATTTACTGACTTCTTCACTATGGTTGGTATGCATAAGAGTCTAAAAGAAATTGGTATAAAAGACGATTCTAAATTTAAAGAAATGGGACTACATGCCACCCATGATGATAAGGTTCCTGTAGGTCACTACAAGAAATTATATTCTGATGACATCGTTAAAATTTTGAACATTGCATTATAA
- a CDS encoding GntR family transcriptional regulator translates to MEFKDNIPIYLQIKQYLYREIVVGKLQPGEKIPSVRKLAVQLTVNVNTVQRALQQMNDEGILYTKRGEGNFVTEDTDLLAQTKQNLINGELDKFVQSMNALGVTNDQLSSILTNYLK, encoded by the coding sequence TTGGAATTTAAGGATAATATTCCTATTTATCTGCAAATCAAACAATATCTTTACCGTGAGATTGTTGTCGGCAAATTACAACCCGGAGAAAAGATCCCATCGGTACGTAAATTGGCAGTGCAGTTAACAGTTAATGTAAACACGGTACAGCGGGCGTTGCAACAGATGAATGATGAAGGAATTTTATATACTAAGCGCGGCGAAGGAAATTTCGTAACGGAAGATACGGATTTACTAGCGCAGACTAAGCAAAATTTAATTAATGGTGAATTAGATAAGTTTGTGCAGAGCATGAATGCTTTGGGAGTAACAAACGACCAGCTTAGTTCGATTTTAACGAATTATTTGAAGTAA
- a CDS encoding Na+/H+ antiporter NhaC family protein: protein MNEKKELSQSKSGSFMGLMPLIIFLILYALTGFITGKFDSMPLLVGMIIASMVSFALTPPKGTEKQSFDQKVMTFCKGGGEPTLIMMVVIFILAGAFQGVATKMHAVSSITNLGLSLLPSQMILPGIFVIGCILSFAMGTSMGTVAALMPVAVDVAVKTGVNPALMAGIVVGGAMFGDNNSFISATAIASAQTQGVMQREKFKLNIITYLPALVINIILLAIYPIKTVSMSGSYSYNLVDIIPYLLVIILSLVGMNVMPVMIIGVLSGIVIGIIHGDFSLIGSMTYVQSGMAGMEDMSIIAIFVGGLVEVMKYLGGIQWLMDKLGKETKTKRGAEFSIGMLVTLLCVATTNNTIAIITVAPLAEEIGHKFHLARSRVATLLSMYATHVQGLIPYAGQLLVAGAMAKVSPVSIMPWVWYCYLTLICSILFVIFDFPRVKVTPESGYDNFETKTTDKVSEATN from the coding sequence ATGAACGAAAAAAAAGAACTATCTCAATCCAAAAGCGGTAGTTTCATGGGGCTAATGCCCTTAATTATATTTTTGATTTTATATGCACTAACAGGTTTTATAACCGGAAAATTTGACAGTATGCCGTTACTAGTCGGAATGATTATTGCTTCAATGGTTTCTTTTGCATTAACACCACCAAAAGGAACAGAAAAACAAAGTTTTGACCAAAAAGTGATGACATTCTGTAAGGGTGGTGGTGAACCAACCTTAATCATGATGGTAGTGATTTTTATTTTAGCTGGGGCCTTTCAAGGCGTTGCCACTAAAATGCATGCTGTTTCTTCAATTACTAATTTAGGACTAAGTTTATTGCCATCACAAATGATATTGCCAGGGATATTCGTTATTGGCTGTATTTTGAGTTTTGCTATGGGTACCTCAATGGGTACCGTTGCTGCATTAATGCCTGTAGCTGTTGATGTAGCTGTTAAGACTGGTGTTAATCCAGCGTTAATGGCTGGTATCGTTGTTGGTGGGGCAATGTTTGGTGATAATAACTCGTTTATTTCTGCAACTGCTATTGCTTCTGCACAAACTCAAGGCGTAATGCAACGTGAAAAGTTCAAATTAAATATCATAACTTATCTTCCAGCCCTTGTAATTAATATTATTTTGTTAGCTATTTATCCTATTAAAACTGTCTCTATGAGTGGTTCGTATTCATATAACTTAGTTGATATTATTCCTTACTTATTGGTCATTATCCTATCACTTGTTGGAATGAATGTTATGCCAGTAATGATTATTGGAGTTTTATCAGGTATTGTCATTGGAATTATTCATGGTGACTTTAGCTTAATTGGTTCGATGACTTATGTTCAAAGTGGAATGGCTGGAATGGAAGATATGTCCATTATTGCAATTTTTGTTGGTGGACTAGTTGAAGTCATGAAGTATCTTGGCGGAATCCAGTGGTTAATGGATAAGCTGGGTAAAGAAACTAAGACCAAGCGTGGAGCTGAATTTTCAATCGGTATGCTCGTAACTTTACTTTGTGTAGCAACTACTAATAATACGATTGCAATTATCACTGTAGCACCATTAGCTGAAGAAATTGGACATAAATTCCATCTAGCAAGGTCAAGAGTTGCCACTTTGCTTTCAATGTATGCAACCCATGTTCAAGGTTTGATTCCATATGCTGGTCAATTGTTAGTTGCGGGAGCAATGGCAAAAGTATCTCCAGTATCAATAATGCCTTGGGTTTGGTATTGCTACCTAACTCTGATATGCAGTATTTTGTTTGTCATTTTTGATTTCCCTAGAGTT
- a CDS encoding Nif3-like dinuclear metal center hexameric protein, which translates to MTKVKEIVNRLRQDFPEEIASQGDPVGLQIGSLEKSVTKVLTTLDVRPQVIEEATNQGANLIISHHPLMFHPARNLDFADPQNAMYGQIIVHGITVYSIHTNSDKAQNGSSDWQAEELGLTDVEPFCLDDDGIAIGRKGKLPQVMTAYDFAYYVKQKMGIKMARLITSNNQKLISSVGFICGDGGKYWHRAVNEGLDAFITGDVYYHTGHDMISAGLTVVDPGHYTEKLFKYRVFDLLQKWNTERDWQVEVAVSQVSTNPFQDLV; encoded by the coding sequence ATGACCAAAGTTAAAGAGATAGTTAATCGTTTGCGACAAGATTTTCCTGAAGAAATTGCTAGTCAGGGTGATCCTGTCGGACTGCAAATTGGTTCGCTTGAGAAGTCAGTTACCAAGGTGCTAACAACACTTGATGTGCGGCCACAAGTTATTGAAGAAGCGACTAATCAAGGTGCTAATTTGATCATTAGTCACCACCCATTAATGTTCCATCCAGCGCGCAATTTAGATTTTGCTGATCCGCAAAATGCGATGTATGGCCAGATTATTGTGCATGGCATTACTGTCTATTCAATCCACACTAATTCCGATAAGGCGCAAAATGGTTCAAGTGATTGGCAGGCAGAAGAACTAGGACTGACTGACGTTGAGCCATTTTGCTTGGATGATGACGGCATTGCAATCGGACGCAAGGGTAAACTGCCACAAGTGATGACTGCCTATGATTTTGCTTACTATGTTAAGCAAAAGATGGGGATTAAAATGGCGCGGCTAATCACTTCCAATAACCAAAAATTGATTTCTAGTGTTGGCTTTATTTGTGGTGATGGTGGTAAGTATTGGCACCGTGCAGTTAATGAAGGATTAGATGCCTTTATTACGGGGGATGTTTATTATCATACCGGTCATGATATGATTTCTGCAGGATTGACGGTAGTTGACCCAGGGCATTATACCGAGAAGCTATTTAAGTATCGGGTCTTTGACTTACTGCAAAAGTGGAATACTGAGCGAGACTGGCAGGTAGAAGTTGCTGTTTCTCAGGTTTCAACCAATCCGTTTCAAGATTTAGTTTAA
- the dnaG gene encoding DNA primase — protein sequence MAGLIPEETIAKVRNNVNIVNVISQYVSLEKKGKDYIGLCPFHEEKTPSFTVNEEKQFFKCFGCGKGGNVFKFLMEKDNLTFPESVRKVADFAHIDIGETGQSQGHATNPLLKMHQDACDFYQRVLTSTNAGKRGLEYAQSRELDDEIIAHFKIGYAPKQNNLLLTYLRGHGYSDDELAASGLFVQTQDGELFDRFRDRLMFPLSNESNYVIGFSGRRLSTDKTEAKYINSPETKIFTKSKLLFHFAEAKKAVREEGHLVLYEGYMDVIAAYKAGIKSGIASMGTSLTDQQVYMLRRITKNIVINYDGDDPGVHAEERAAKMFDKAGGFNIGIVVLPEKLDPDEYVKKYGVDKYRDEIKGALTPTDFFLKRLAQKYNLANDREKIAYLSDAVKEIAELSNPVEQDLYLERIAQAQNVSKDSLKVNLLRQRRINNAAQRHKNNAGPVDPILEDDSTPIIEGNQTAKIDPVQTRLLYLFMHSEHARDFLLENNFLFPDEKYANLAELWLKFSEEHENPEINSFLDFIPDELQGIIVSTEMTDMPQDFSDRELEEQMAAIEMRKINAQLKDLENQLQDAKRKTDTTEIIAITQKILQLKRIQGQRGAF from the coding sequence ATGGCTGGTTTAATTCCAGAAGAAACGATTGCTAAAGTTCGCAATAATGTTAACATTGTCAATGTAATCAGCCAGTATGTCTCACTTGAAAAGAAGGGCAAAGACTATATTGGTCTTTGCCCTTTTCATGAAGAAAAAACGCCCTCATTTACCGTTAATGAGGAAAAGCAGTTTTTTAAATGCTTTGGCTGCGGCAAAGGTGGCAATGTTTTTAAATTCTTGATGGAAAAGGATAATTTAACTTTTCCAGAAAGTGTTCGTAAAGTTGCCGATTTTGCTCATATTGATATTGGTGAAACAGGGCAATCGCAAGGTCATGCTACTAATCCACTGCTTAAAATGCACCAGGATGCCTGTGACTTTTATCAGCGGGTATTAACCTCAACTAATGCCGGTAAACGTGGATTAGAATATGCTCAATCCCGTGAACTTGATGATGAAATTATTGCTCATTTCAAAATCGGCTATGCGCCCAAGCAAAATAATCTTTTGTTGACATACTTGCGCGGTCATGGTTATTCAGATGATGAATTAGCTGCTAGCGGATTATTTGTCCAGACACAAGATGGTGAACTTTTTGATCGCTTTCGTGATCGGCTGATGTTTCCGCTTAGTAATGAAAGTAACTATGTCATTGGTTTTTCTGGCAGACGCTTGTCAACGGACAAGACAGAAGCCAAGTATATCAATAGTCCCGAAACGAAAATTTTTACTAAATCTAAGTTGCTATTTCACTTTGCAGAAGCTAAAAAGGCAGTTCGCGAGGAAGGACATTTAGTCTTATATGAAGGGTACATGGATGTAATTGCAGCATATAAGGCCGGAATCAAGTCAGGAATTGCCTCGATGGGAACAAGTTTAACCGATCAGCAAGTGTACATGTTGCGCCGCATTACCAAAAATATTGTTATCAATTATGATGGCGATGACCCCGGCGTTCATGCAGAGGAACGAGCAGCTAAGATGTTTGATAAGGCTGGCGGCTTTAATATTGGGATTGTTGTTTTACCGGAAAAATTGGATCCCGACGAATATGTTAAAAAATACGGCGTGGACAAATATCGTGATGAAATTAAAGGCGCGCTAACGCCAACCGACTTTTTCTTAAAACGATTAGCTCAAAAGTATAATCTGGCTAATGACCGTGAAAAAATCGCTTATCTTAGCGATGCTGTCAAAGAAATCGCGGAGCTATCCAATCCCGTTGAGCAAGATCTTTATTTAGAACGAATTGCGCAGGCTCAAAACGTGTCTAAGGACTCGCTCAAGGTTAATTTGCTTCGGCAACGACGAATTAACAACGCAGCGCAAAGACATAAAAATAATGCGGGCCCAGTTGATCCCATTTTAGAAGACGATTCAACACCAATTATTGAGGGTAATCAGACAGCTAAAATTGATCCGGTTCAAACGCGATTATTGTATTTATTTATGCATTCGGAACATGCGCGTGATTTTTTACTTGAAAATAATTTTTTGTTTCCTGATGAAAAATATGCGAATTTAGCTGAATTATGGTTAAAATTTAGTGAAGAACACGAAAATCCTGAAATAAATAGTTTTTTAGATTTTATTCCTGACGAACTTCAAGGTATAATAGTAAGTACTGAAATGACAGATATGCCCCAGGATTTTTCTGACCGCGAACTTGAAGAGCAGATGGCCGCAATCGAGATGCGTAAAATCAATGCACAGTTGAAAGATTTAGAAAATCAATTGCAAGATGCAAAACGCAAAACAGATACAACTGAAATTATTGCCATCACTCAGAAAATTTTGCAGTTAAAAAGAATTCAGGGTCAAAGGGGGGCTTTTTAG
- the rpoD gene encoding RNA polymerase sigma factor RpoD produces the protein MVEKKNTSKTEELSLDKVVKKIVKEVKKDKAITEDDFTKQLIKPYKLQGKAVDQLVQEFEDNGISIIDEKGEPSKLALKKQKDVEKAELKDMSAPSSVRMNDPVRMYLKEIGRVPLLNADQEISLAKRIEKGDEEAKQELAEANLRLVVSIAKRYVGRGMSFLDLIQEGNMGLMKAVDKFDYSLGFKFSTYATWWIRQAITRAIADQARTIRIPVHMVETINKLIRIQRQLLQDLGREPVPEEIGAEMDMPTSKVRDILKIAQEPVSLETPIGEEDDSHLGDFIKDKDATSPEQHASYEMLKEQLEEVLDTLTDREENVLRLRFGLDDGRTRTLEEVGKVFGVTRERIRQIEAKALRKLRHPSRSNQLRDFLD, from the coding sequence GTGGTAGAAAAGAAAAATACTAGCAAAACAGAAGAACTATCTTTAGATAAAGTAGTTAAGAAAATTGTCAAGGAAGTTAAAAAAGACAAGGCAATTACTGAAGACGACTTTACTAAGCAGTTAATTAAGCCATATAAACTGCAGGGTAAGGCTGTCGACCAACTGGTGCAGGAATTCGAAGATAACGGTATTAGTATCATTGATGAAAAGGGCGAACCATCAAAATTAGCCTTAAAGAAACAAAAAGACGTCGAAAAAGCTGAATTAAAAGATATGTCAGCTCCTTCAAGTGTTCGCATGAACGATCCTGTTCGCATGTACTTGAAGGAAATCGGTCGGGTGCCATTGCTTAACGCTGACCAAGAGATTTCTTTGGCCAAAAGAATTGAAAAGGGCGACGAAGAAGCTAAGCAAGAATTAGCTGAAGCTAACTTACGGTTGGTTGTTTCCATTGCAAAACGCTACGTTGGCCGCGGGATGTCTTTCCTTGACCTTATTCAAGAAGGAAACATGGGCTTAATGAAGGCTGTAGATAAATTTGACTATAGTCTTGGCTTTAAGTTCTCAACTTATGCCACTTGGTGGATTAGGCAAGCAATTACGCGTGCTATTGCCGATCAAGCTCGGACAATTAGAATCCCAGTTCATATGGTTGAAACCATTAATAAGCTAATTCGGATTCAACGGCAATTATTGCAAGACTTGGGTCGTGAGCCAGTACCTGAAGAAATCGGTGCTGAAATGGACATGCCAACAAGTAAGGTTCGTGACATTTTAAAGATTGCGCAGGAACCAGTATCGCTTGAAACACCAATTGGTGAAGAAGACGATTCACACTTAGGTGATTTCATCAAGGATAAGGATGCAACTAGTCCTGAACAACATGCTTCTTACGAAATGCTCAAGGAACAATTAGAAGAAGTACTTGATACTTTAACTGATCGTGAAGAAAACGTCTTACGTTTGCGGTTTGGTCTCGATGACGGACGGACACGGACGCTTGAAGAAGTAGGAAAAGTTTTCGGTGTAACGCGCGAACGGATTCGGCAGATTGAGGCCAAGGCCTTACGCAAGCTGCGTCATCCTAGCCGTTCTAACCAATTACGTGATTTCTTAGATTAA
- a CDS encoding ABC transporter ATP-binding protein, producing the protein MENVLEIKDVTYKKNQKLILKDVNLTLQPGKIVALLGENGAGKTTLMRIISGMAKNYRGSVKIDGFDKDAEKKAHLSFTDGLTGFNDSTKIKAVVDFYEVVYQDFDKSEFEQLRRFMKLDLEMRLSQLSRGMREKLIIALTFARKADLYLLDEPFGGIDAMARKKIINSIILWKNDNATILISDHFVNEIASLLDEVVVIKDQTIYAHKSADEIRSKHETIEQYYEGLYDGDDED; encoded by the coding sequence ATGGAAAATGTACTTGAAATTAAAGATGTAACTTACAAGAAAAATCAAAAATTGATTTTAAAAGATGTCAATTTAACTTTGCAACCGGGTAAAATCGTTGCACTTCTTGGAGAAAATGGGGCAGGTAAGACCACGTTAATGCGAATTATTAGTGGAATGGCTAAAAATTACCGCGGTAGCGTAAAAATTGATGGTTTTGACAAGGACGCTGAGAAAAAAGCACATTTGTCATTTACTGATGGCTTAACTGGCTTTAATGATTCTACTAAAATCAAGGCTGTTGTTGACTTTTACGAAGTTGTCTACCAAGATTTCGATAAGTCGGAATTTGAGCAATTGCGCAGATTTATGAAGCTAGATCTTGAAATGCGCCTTAGCCAATTATCACGGGGAATGCGTGAAAAGTTGATTATTGCCCTGACTTTTGCTCGTAAAGCTGACTTATATTTGCTTGATGAACCATTTGGCGGTATTGACGCAATGGCACGTAAAAAGATTATTAATTCGATTATTCTTTGGAAAAACGATAACGCAACAATTCTTATTTCGGACCATTTTGTTAACGAAATTGCATCACTACTTGATGAAGTGGTCGTTATTAAAGACCAAACTATTTATGCTCATAAATCAGCCGACGAAATTCGCAGCAAGCATGAAACCATTGAGCAATATTACGAAGGACTTTATGATGGGGATGACGAAGACTAA
- the pepT gene encoding peptidase T, with product MEYPNLLPRFLKYVQVNSRSDEHSDRFPSTEREENFQKQVIMSDLKGLGLSDVHYNQKSGCVIAEIPANITKDVPVMGFLAHSDTADFNSENIKPQIHENYDGKSKIQLGNSEFYLDPEVFPHLKNYQGQTIITASGDTLLGGDDKCGVSELVTFAEYLLTHPEVKHGKIRLAFTPDEEIGTGAEHFDVAEFGADFAFTVDGEAPGKLDWGTFSAAQFSLDIQGVNVHPAVAKGQMINAVQVGINFQNQLPQMEVPEETDGKQGFYHLMNFTGTVDNAHLDYIIRDFERDGLEQRKNLVKSIVDKMNAEFGTERIKLKMWDQYYNMADELAKHMDIVDLAREAYKAEGLTINEDPVRGGTDGSQLTYMGLPCPNLFAGEENMHGRYEYTVLESMYKAVDVMVKMAELNVTNNE from the coding sequence ATGGAATATCCAAATTTGTTACCAAGATTTTTAAAATATGTCCAGGTTAATTCACGCTCTGATGAGCATTCTGACCGTTTTCCGTCGACAGAGCGAGAGGAAAACTTTCAAAAACAGGTTATCATGAGTGACCTGAAGGGATTAGGTTTAAGTGACGTTCATTATAACCAAAAGTCTGGTTGTGTGATTGCTGAAATCCCGGCTAATATTACTAAAGACGTACCGGTAATGGGCTTTTTAGCTCACAGTGATACAGCTGACTTTAATTCTGAAAATATTAAGCCGCAAATTCATGAAAATTATGATGGCAAGTCCAAAATTCAACTGGGTAATTCTGAGTTTTATTTAGACCCAGAAGTTTTTCCGCATTTGAAAAACTATCAGGGTCAAACGATCATTACGGCATCTGGTGATACGCTTCTTGGCGGTGATGATAAGTGTGGTGTATCCGAGTTAGTAACGTTTGCTGAATATTTACTCACTCATCCAGAAGTTAAGCATGGTAAAATTCGGCTTGCCTTTACCCCTGACGAAGAAATTGGTACGGGGGCAGAACACTTTGATGTAGCTGAATTTGGTGCGGATTTTGCCTTTACTGTTGATGGTGAAGCTCCTGGTAAACTTGATTGGGGTACTTTCTCGGCGGCACAGTTCAGTCTTGATATTCAGGGTGTTAACGTACATCCAGCAGTTGCAAAAGGCCAAATGATTAATGCCGTCCAAGTTGGAATCAACTTCCAAAATCAATTACCGCAAATGGAAGTGCCCGAAGAAACAGACGGCAAGCAAGGATTTTATCATTTAATGAACTTTACTGGTACCGTTGATAATGCGCACTTAGACTACATTATTCGTGACTTTGAGCGTGATGGTCTTGAACAGCGTAAGAATTTGGTTAAGTCAATTGTTGATAAGATGAACGCCGAGTTCGGTACTGAGCGAATTAAGCTCAAGATGTGGGACCAATATTACAACATGGCCGATGAATTAGCTAAACACATGGATATTGTTGATTTGGCTCGTGAAGCGTACAAGGCAGAGGGCTTGACGATCAACGAAGATCCAGTTCGTGGGGGCACAGATGGTTCACAATTAACTTACATGGGTCTGCCATGTCCGAACCTATTTGCTGGTGAGGAAAATATGCATGGCCGTTATGAATATACCGTTTTGGAGTCAATGTACAAAGCCGTTGACGTAATGGTTAAGATGGCCGAATTGAACGTTACTAATAATGAGTAG
- a CDS encoding 8-oxo-dGTP diphosphatase: MDRTERVTLTNMCMITNGEQILVLNRNDPTWPGLTFPGGHVEAHESFHDSVVREVKEETNLTISHPRLAGIKQFYDDNDHRYIVFFYIANEFTGTVKASNEGSLTWMSKDELMNHKLAYNFDRDLLVYFNEQVYEHLLDGKRDELF; encoded by the coding sequence ATGGATAGAACTGAACGAGTTACACTAACCAACATGTGCATGATAACTAACGGGGAACAAATTTTAGTCTTAAATCGCAATGATCCCACTTGGCCCGGATTAACTTTCCCCGGTGGTCACGTTGAAGCACACGAGTCATTCCACGATTCTGTTGTCCGTGAGGTTAAAGAGGAAACAAATTTAACAATTAGTCACCCTCGTTTAGCTGGGATTAAACAGTTTTACGATGACAACGATCACCGCTACATTGTATTTTTCTATATTGCTAATGAATTTACGGGTACAGTTAAGGCCTCAAACGAAGGTTCTTTAACTTGGATGAGTAAGGATGAATTAATGAACCACAAGCTTGCCTATAATTTTGACCGTGATTTACTCGTTTACTTTAATGAACAAGTTTATGAGCACTTGCTTGACGGCAAACGTGACGAATTGTTTTAA
- a CDS encoding class I SAM-dependent methyltransferase, translating into MNLRLNTLAQMVDQGARVADIGTDHAYLPIALVQSGKIDYAIASDIAQGPLANAQDDIAQAGLEQQINVRLGAGLETITHEDRIDTVVIAGMGGKLMTEILDTAWENDFQFPTLVLEPNVGEPGVRKWLVNHSYQIEAEALITEAGHTYELIKAVHVPAPVKLNDAEIFFGPLILKVKNPVFYQKWRGQLAYHRNLLVNLNKAKNKDTEHIKQIEHEITMIKEELDDQS; encoded by the coding sequence ATGAATTTAAGGTTAAATACTTTAGCACAAATGGTTGATCAGGGAGCACGGGTGGCCGACATCGGCACCGACCATGCATACCTACCAATCGCACTCGTGCAATCTGGTAAAATCGACTACGCGATTGCCAGTGATATTGCTCAAGGTCCACTGGCCAATGCTCAAGATGATATTGCTCAGGCTGGTCTTGAGCAGCAGATTAATGTGCGACTAGGTGCTGGTCTTGAGACAATCACACATGAAGATCGGATTGATACGGTTGTGATTGCTGGAATGGGCGGTAAGTTGATGACGGAGATTCTTGATACGGCTTGGGAAAATGACTTTCAGTTTCCAACATTGGTGCTTGAACCCAATGTTGGTGAACCTGGCGTTCGCAAGTGGCTGGTGAACCATAGTTATCAAATTGAAGCTGAGGCTTTAATTACAGAAGCTGGTCACACCTATGAGTTAATTAAAGCCGTTCATGTGCCAGCCCCAGTGAAGTTAAATGATGCCGAGATTTTCTTTGGTCCATTAATTTTAAAGGTCAAAAATCCGGTCTTCTATCAAAAGTGGCGTGGTCAATTAGCATACCACCGGAATTTACTGGTCAATCTAAACAAGGCTAAAAATAAGGACACTGAGCATATCAAACAAATTGAACATGAAATTACAATGATTAAGGAGGAATTAGATGACCAAAGTTAA